A single genomic interval of Mycolicibacterium holsaticum DSM 44478 = JCM 12374 harbors:
- a CDS encoding TIGR03086 family metal-binding protein: MIDLMPACRRTADVLATVTDEQLSAPTPCADMRLDQLLAHIGGLALAFTAAARKDFGPLTDTPPQVGAQALDGDWRTSYPARLAALADAYADPSAWQGMTRAGGVDFPGEVGGLIALTEVVIHGWDVARATAQPYDVDAGTMAAVLSHVTQSAAEDPVEGLFGPAVPVAADAPTLHRIVGLTGRDPAWRAP, encoded by the coding sequence ATGATCGATTTGATGCCGGCCTGCCGACGCACCGCCGATGTGTTGGCGACCGTGACCGACGAGCAGCTGAGCGCGCCCACCCCCTGCGCGGATATGCGCCTTGACCAGCTGCTGGCCCACATCGGTGGGCTGGCGTTGGCGTTCACCGCCGCCGCACGCAAGGACTTCGGGCCGCTGACCGACACGCCTCCGCAGGTGGGCGCGCAAGCGCTCGACGGCGACTGGCGCACGTCGTATCCGGCCCGGCTCGCAGCGCTGGCCGATGCCTACGCCGACCCGTCGGCCTGGCAGGGCATGACGCGCGCGGGTGGCGTCGATTTTCCCGGCGAGGTGGGTGGCTTGATCGCGCTCACCGAAGTGGTCATCCACGGATGGGACGTGGCGCGCGCAACCGCCCAGCCCTATGACGTCGACGCCGGCACGATGGCCGCCGTGTTGTCCCACGTCACCCAGAGCGCCGCCGAGGATCCGGTCGAGGGTCTGTTCGGACCGGCCGTGCCCGTCGCCGCCGACGCGCCGACACTGCACCGGATCGTCGGGCTGACCGGGCGTGACCCGGCATGGCGCGCGCCCTGA
- a CDS encoding PHP domain-containing protein — protein MDPVIALRQIAYYKDRAREDPRRVMAYRNAADIVEGLSGGQRERHGAANSWQSLPGIGPKTAKVIAQAWAGREPDALVELRSNAADLGGGDIRAALRGDLHVHSNWSDGSAPIEEMMLAARDLGHEYCALTDHSPRLRVANGLSPERLRKQLDVIDELRETVAPMRILTGIEVDILEDGSLDQEAELLERLDVVVASVHSKLSMDEPSMTRRMLKAVANPHTDVLGHCTGRLVTGGRGVRPESKFDAEKVFTACRDHGTAVEINSRPERRDPPTRLLNLALDIGCVFSINTDSHAPGQLEFLGYGASRALDAGVPVERIVNTWPAENLLAWTGS, from the coding sequence ATGGACCCGGTTATCGCCCTGCGCCAGATCGCCTACTACAAGGACCGTGCGCGCGAGGACCCACGCCGGGTGATGGCCTACCGCAACGCCGCCGACATCGTCGAGGGGCTTTCCGGGGGGCAGCGCGAGCGCCACGGCGCGGCCAACTCCTGGCAATCGTTGCCCGGCATCGGGCCCAAGACGGCAAAGGTCATCGCGCAGGCGTGGGCCGGCCGCGAACCCGACGCGCTCGTCGAACTGCGCTCCAATGCAGCAGATCTCGGTGGGGGAGACATCCGCGCCGCACTGCGCGGTGACCTGCACGTGCACTCGAACTGGTCCGACGGTTCAGCGCCGATCGAGGAGATGATGCTGGCGGCAAGGGATTTGGGCCACGAATACTGTGCGCTGACCGATCACTCACCGCGGCTGCGTGTGGCCAACGGGTTGTCACCGGAACGGTTACGCAAGCAACTCGACGTCATCGACGAACTCCGCGAGACGGTGGCGCCGATGCGGATCCTCACCGGTATCGAGGTCGACATCCTCGAGGACGGGTCGCTCGACCAGGAAGCGGAGCTGTTAGAACGCCTCGACGTGGTGGTGGCCAGCGTGCACTCCAAGCTGTCGATGGACGAACCGTCGATGACGCGGCGCATGCTCAAGGCGGTCGCCAACCCGCACACCGATGTGCTCGGGCACTGCACCGGCCGCCTGGTTACCGGCGGGCGCGGGGTCCGGCCGGAGTCGAAGTTCGACGCCGAGAAGGTGTTCACCGCCTGCCGGGACCACGGCACCGCCGTCGAGATCAACTCCCGGCCCGAGCGCCGCGATCCACCCACCCGGCTGCTGAACCTGGCGCTGGACATCGGCTGCGTGTTCTCCATCAACACCGACTCGCACGCGCCCGGGCAGCTCGAGTTTCTCGGGTACGGCGCTTCACGTGCGCTCGACGCAGGCGTGCCTGTCGAGAGGATCGTCAACACCTGGCCGGCCGAAAACCTGTTGGCCTGGACTGGTTCGTAA
- a CDS encoding Ig-like domain-containing protein: MAAAARYGIDFSNCQSRMFGCSKSVNSTAYARYVGRVGALAVALGVGVAVATGGSGLAWADTGSLGDSQSSGASSGDGSDSSSGQAAGGNSAATQTESGSVDDALDGDDAGLDSDADDAADAEQSTDATLPTDDDEYEDYGEPDGLDEPETDDDTDVGIDDQDSTAATVEPESIVTQRDSALQGSPSNDVDQVSERIDDMASVAEPVDDPHASELTEQEQPAESSTSRLTTETLLDESVEVATILVEDEPTATPADTSSDVVGIASTVMAALLSPFVAPGPGAPAEPPLAWALLGWVRREWQHMFLNRTPTPVVDDITTSEDTPITVDVVTGTDPDSVAGDVVTVTEVTQPQNGSVTYEGGTLTYTPNADFHGTDTFTYTISDEESPLHVHGLRGLWAALFGGDAGHASTVTVTVTVNPVNDAPVAVDDSVTVAEDSGATVIDVLGNDTDLDGDDLSVIAVGSAANGAATLTDGVITYTPNADFYGTDSFSYSISDGMGGTATATVTVTVTAEPDPPAPADDTYTTDEDTPLNIPAPGVLGNDVDVDGDDLSVQLAQLPLHGIVSLNEDGSFTYTPISDFHGVDSFIYTVIDGNGGTATATVYVTVNPVNDAPVAVDDAVTVDEDGVAVVDVLANDTDVDGDELTVTTVGSASNGTVTLADGVITYTPDADFQGADSFTYTITDPDGETSTATVHVTVNPVNDDPVAVDDFVTVDEDTGATVVDVLGNDADVEDDELTVTGVGAATNGTVMFTDGVITYTPGADFQGADSFTYTVSDGKGGTATATVYVTVNPVNDAPVAVPDVVTVDENSTANVIDVLGNDTDVDGDALTVIHVGSAHRGTVTMIDGVITYTPDADRYGMDSFSYTITDGNGETSTALVRVEIISLNTTPVGNDDEAFTEENTPVVIDVLANDFDPDPEDVLRPVVFVAPNFGNAVVNDDGTITYTPSPGFHGTDTFYYRVNDRRSTSDLTAVTITVHQAPLVANDDDVVTDEDTPVLIDVLANDSDPTGDTITGIAIEYDGDGAIDLRDPERFTFTYIPRPDFFGTDTITYYLRDADGRVSNVGTVTITVNPVNDGPVASDDIVTVRTNSGPTVVNVLGNDSDVDGDDLSVIEVGTANNGTVTLSDGVITYTPVTGFVGSDSFTYAVTDGNGGVATATVRVTVNDPPVANDDVVSTEQNRPVLIDVLGNDTDVDGDVLRVIALGSPTNGSVTLDGGLVVYTPNSGFVGTDSFTYRVDDGTDVSETATVHIEVRERPFLAYDDFAVTDEDTPVEIHLVGNDLASADMIARIRVASPTEGSIETVAAPHTVRYTPPPDFVGTVTFTYFLVDSEGRQSNTATVTILVNPVNDNPVAVDDTATVDGDSGDNEIDVLANDFDVDGDVLTVLEVAEASNGSVALTDGVVTYRPNAGFVGTDSFTYTVADGNGGTGSATVTIKVKDPNTITFDDGARPSETFVSHDPTRIYVLTDNDLRIVDTRTGRIDIVDLDATPWSLVVSDRGDYAYVGKSADESETTAVTKIDLRTGAATPIGAVRQASAMAVSRDGEMLYVTDYQDGTVSVIDTATGEFRRIVTPLQGSAIAVSEDDSTLYVGLINNEVLAVDIETGDSAVVYAGAWDAASVADLSIAVTRDFAYVTDGLNNTVAVINTYDDEIYDVYQVGARPTSVAASPYGDMVLVASATEDKVTVISLELGVVGAFEVDGLVDVDFARNSQEVYVTTRDGISVMPTDHIYSLIGVNPL, encoded by the coding sequence ATGGCCGCCGCAGCGCGATATGGAATTGACTTCAGCAACTGCCAGTCGCGGATGTTCGGTTGTTCGAAGTCGGTAAATTCGACTGCCTACGCACGTTATGTCGGCCGGGTCGGCGCCTTGGCGGTGGCCTTGGGCGTGGGTGTCGCCGTCGCGACAGGCGGGTCGGGTCTGGCGTGGGCGGACACGGGTTCTCTGGGCGATTCGCAGAGTTCTGGTGCGTCGTCGGGTGACGGTTCGGATTCATCATCAGGGCAGGCTGCTGGCGGAAACTCCGCTGCGACGCAGACAGAGAGCGGGAGCGTCGACGATGCGCTTGATGGAGACGACGCCGGTCTCGATTCGGATGCCGATGACGCCGCCGACGCCGAGCAGTCCACCGACGCCACCCTGCCGACCGACGATGACGAATACGAAGACTACGGCGAGCCCGACGGCCTCGACGAACCGGAAACAGACGACGACACCGACGTCGGTATCGACGACCAGGACAGTACGGCCGCAACTGTCGAGCCGGAATCCATAGTTACTCAGCGCGATTCCGCCCTGCAGGGCAGCCCGTCAAACGATGTTGATCAGGTTTCGGAGCGTATCGATGATATGGCGTCCGTCGCCGAGCCCGTCGATGATCCCCACGCCTCCGAGCTGACCGAACAGGAGCAGCCGGCAGAGTCATCGACGAGCCGGCTGACTACCGAGACCCTCCTGGACGAATCTGTCGAGGTGGCGACGATCTTGGTGGAAGACGAGCCGACCGCGACGCCGGCGGATACCTCAAGCGACGTCGTCGGGATTGCGAGCACAGTCATGGCCGCGCTGCTGTCGCCCTTCGTCGCGCCCGGACCTGGGGCGCCTGCCGAGCCACCGTTGGCGTGGGCGCTGCTGGGCTGGGTGCGTCGCGAGTGGCAGCACATGTTCCTGAACCGCACGCCAACCCCGGTGGTCGATGACATCACCACTTCGGAGGACACGCCGATCACCGTCGATGTCGTCACCGGGACCGATCCCGACTCGGTCGCCGGGGATGTGGTGACCGTGACCGAGGTGACCCAGCCGCAGAACGGGTCGGTGACCTACGAGGGTGGCACGCTGACCTACACCCCGAATGCCGATTTCCACGGCACCGACACCTTCACCTACACGATTTCCGATGAGGAGAGCCCCCTCCATGTCCATGGGCTGCGGGGACTGTGGGCCGCCCTGTTCGGCGGCGATGCCGGCCATGCCAGCACCGTCACCGTGACCGTGACGGTCAACCCGGTCAACGACGCCCCCGTGGCGGTCGACGACTCTGTCACCGTCGCTGAGGATTCCGGGGCAACCGTGATCGACGTGTTGGGCAACGACACCGATCTCGACGGTGACGACCTCTCGGTCATCGCCGTCGGGTCCGCGGCGAACGGCGCTGCCACGCTGACCGACGGGGTCATCACCTACACCCCGAATGCGGACTTTTACGGCACAGATTCGTTCTCCTACAGCATCTCCGACGGCATGGGCGGCACCGCCACCGCCACCGTGACCGTCACGGTGACCGCCGAGCCGGATCCGCCTGCCCCGGCGGATGACACGTACACCACCGACGAGGACACCCCGCTGAACATCCCCGCGCCGGGAGTGTTGGGCAACGACGTCGACGTCGACGGTGATGACCTGTCGGTGCAGCTCGCCCAACTACCCCTGCATGGCATTGTCTCGCTCAACGAGGATGGTTCGTTCACTTATACGCCGATTAGTGACTTTCACGGCGTCGATTCGTTCATCTATACCGTTATCGACGGTAACGGTGGAACTGCTACGGCCACTGTGTATGTGACGGTGAACCCGGTCAATGACGCTCCGGTGGCGGTTGATGATGCGGTGACCGTCGATGAGGACGGCGTCGCCGTGGTCGACGTGTTGGCTAACGACACCGATGTCGACGGGGACGAACTCACGGTAACCACCGTCGGCTCCGCAAGCAACGGGACAGTCACGTTGGCCGACGGTGTCATCACCTACACCCCGGACGCCGACTTCCAGGGTGCGGATTCGTTCACCTACACCATCACTGACCCTGATGGTGAAACATCCACGGCCACAGTGCATGTGACGGTAAATCCGGTCAACGACGACCCAGTGGCGGTCGATGACTTCGTGACGGTCGACGAGGATACCGGCGCCACTGTGGTCGATGTGTTGGGCAACGACGCCGATGTCGAGGATGACGAACTCACGGTGACTGGGGTCGGCGCCGCAACCAATGGAACGGTCATGTTCACCGACGGTGTCATCACTTACACGCCAGGCGCCGACTTCCAGGGTGCGGATTCGTTCACCTATACGGTTTCCGACGGTAAGGGTGGAACTGCTACGGCCACTGTGTATGTGACGGTGAACCCCGTCAACGACGCTCCGGTCGCGGTTCCTGACGTCGTGACGGTCGACGAAAACTCCACAGCCAATGTGATTGACGTGCTGGGCAACGATACCGACGTTGACGGTGACGCGCTTACGGTGATTCATGTCGGCTCCGCGCACAGGGGCACGGTCACCATGATCGACGGTGTCATCACTTACACCCCGGACGCCGACCGCTACGGCATGGATTCGTTCAGCTACACCATTACCGACGGCAACGGTGAAACGTCTACTGCCCTTGTGCGCGTAGAAATCATTTCGTTGAACACCACTCCGGTCGGCAACGACGACGAAGCGTTCACGGAAGAGAACACACCGGTCGTTATCGACGTGCTGGCCAACGACTTCGATCCTGATCCGGAAGACGTGCTGCGGCCGGTCGTGTTCGTTGCACCGAACTTCGGCAATGCTGTCGTCAACGACGACGGCACAATCACCTACACGCCGTCTCCCGGTTTCCATGGCACCGACACGTTCTATTACCGGGTTAACGACCGCCGCAGTACAAGCGATCTGACCGCCGTGACGATCACGGTGCATCAGGCACCGCTTGTCGCCAACGACGACGATGTGGTCACCGACGAGGACACACCCGTTCTCATCGACGTCTTGGCCAATGACTCCGATCCCACCGGGGACACGATCACCGGTATCGCCATCGAATATGACGGCGACGGTGCTATTGACCTGCGGGATCCCGAGCGGTTCACGTTCACGTACATTCCTCGGCCGGACTTCTTCGGGACCGACACGATTACCTACTATTTGCGCGACGCCGATGGCCGCGTCAGCAACGTCGGTACCGTGACCATCACGGTCAATCCCGTCAACGACGGGCCAGTGGCGTCCGATGACATCGTCACGGTCAGGACGAATTCCGGACCCACTGTGGTAAACGTGTTGGGCAACGACTCCGATGTCGACGGCGACGATCTTTCGGTGATCGAAGTGGGGACCGCGAACAACGGCACCGTCACCCTGTCCGACGGTGTGATCACCTATACGCCAGTCACGGGTTTCGTTGGTTCGGACTCGTTTACGTACGCCGTTACCGACGGCAACGGCGGGGTAGCCACCGCAACTGTGCGCGTGACAGTGAACGATCCTCCGGTCGCCAATGACGACGTTGTGTCAACGGAGCAGAACAGACCAGTGCTCATCGACGTGCTCGGCAACGACACCGATGTCGACGGCGACGTGCTCAGGGTCATCGCGTTGGGGTCACCGACCAACGGCAGCGTCACATTGGACGGCGGACTCGTCGTCTACACCCCGAACTCCGGTTTCGTGGGTACGGATTCGTTCACCTACCGAGTCGACGACGGCACCGATGTGAGTGAAACCGCAACCGTTCACATCGAGGTGCGTGAACGACCGTTTCTCGCCTACGACGACTTTGCGGTCACCGACGAAGACACACCCGTTGAGATCCACTTAGTAGGCAACGACCTCGCCAGCGCCGACATGATCGCACGCATCAGAGTCGCTTCACCCACAGAGGGCTCTATCGAAACTGTCGCTGCGCCTCACACGGTGAGGTACACACCGCCGCCGGACTTTGTTGGAACTGTGACCTTCACCTACTTCCTCGTGGACTCCGAGGGCCGCCAGAGCAACACAGCCACCGTCACCATTTTGGTCAACCCCGTCAACGACAACCCCGTGGCGGTCGATGACACCGCCACGGTCGATGGGGATTCCGGAGACAACGAGATCGACGTACTGGCCAACGATTTCGACGTCGACGGTGACGTGCTGACAGTATTGGAGGTGGCAGAGGCGTCAAACGGTAGCGTCGCGCTGACCGACGGCGTGGTCACCTACCGGCCGAACGCCGGCTTCGTCGGGACCGATTCGTTCACCTATACCGTCGCTGACGGCAACGGCGGCACAGGCTCCGCTACCGTGACGATCAAGGTCAAGGATCCGAACACCATCACGTTCGACGACGGGGCCCGGCCGTCGGAAACCTTCGTCTCCCACGACCCGACTCGCATCTATGTGCTGACGGATAACGATCTGCGGATTGTCGACACCCGCACGGGCCGGATCGACATCGTCGACCTCGACGCGACGCCGTGGAGTCTCGTGGTGAGTGACCGCGGGGATTACGCCTATGTCGGCAAGTCGGCGGATGAGAGCGAAACCACAGCCGTCACAAAGATCGATCTCCGAACGGGCGCCGCGACCCCGATCGGTGCGGTTCGCCAGGCTTCGGCGATGGCAGTAAGCCGTGATGGCGAAATGCTGTACGTCACGGATTATCAGGATGGCACCGTTTCGGTGATCGACACGGCGACAGGGGAGTTCCGGCGGATAGTTACGCCTCTGCAGGGCAGTGCCATTGCGGTGAGCGAGGACGATTCCACGCTGTATGTCGGTCTCATCAACAACGAGGTACTGGCGGTCGACATCGAAACGGGGGACAGCGCAGTCGTGTATGCCGGCGCCTGGGATGCCGCGTCCGTCGCGGATCTGAGCATCGCCGTGACGCGCGACTTCGCTTATGTGACAGACGGACTCAACAATACGGTCGCCGTCATCAATACCTATGACGACGAGATCTACGACGTTTACCAGGTTGGGGCGCGTCCCACGAGCGTGGCCGCATCGCCGTACGGCGATATGGTTCTGGTCGCCTCCGCCACAGAGGACAAGGTCACGGTCATCAGCCTCGAACTCGGCGTGGTCGGTGCGTTTGAGGTCGATGGTCTGGTTGATGTCGATTTCGCGCGCAACAGCCAGGAGGTCTATGTCACGACCCGCGACGGGATCTCGGTCATGCCGACCGACCACATCTACTCGCTCATCGGAGTGAACCCGTTGTAG
- the dinB gene encoding DNA polymerase IV: protein MFVSPSGAAILHADLDSFYASVEQRDDPALRDRPVIVGGGVVLAASYEAKAYGVRTAMGGRQARQLCPHAIVVPPRMSAYTEASRAVFEVFDDTSPLVEPVSVDEAFLDVSGLARVSGTPVEIAARLRAQVRERVGLPITVGIARTKFLAKVASQEAKPDGLLLVPPDRELAFLHPLPVRRLWGVGAKTAEKLHTYGIETVADVAELNESTLASLVGGAMGRQLFALSRNIDRRRVVTGVRRRSVGAQRALGRSGNTMSAAELDAVVVNLVDRITRRMRKAGRTGRTVVLRLRFDDFSRATRSHTMPRATASTEVILATARSLVAAAAPLIADRGLTLVGFAVSGIDRDGAHQLELPFTVGPPADPLAIDAAVDRVRSRYGNAAVTRGVLLGRDPGLEMPLLPD from the coding sequence ATGTTCGTGTCACCGTCGGGCGCGGCCATCCTGCACGCTGACCTCGATTCGTTCTACGCCTCCGTCGAGCAGCGTGACGACCCGGCGCTGCGCGACCGTCCGGTGATCGTGGGCGGCGGTGTCGTGCTGGCGGCAAGCTATGAGGCCAAGGCCTACGGGGTGCGCACCGCGATGGGCGGACGTCAGGCACGGCAGCTGTGCCCCCACGCCATCGTCGTGCCGCCGCGCATGTCGGCATACACCGAGGCCAGCCGCGCGGTCTTCGAGGTGTTCGACGACACCTCGCCGCTCGTCGAACCGGTCAGCGTGGACGAAGCCTTCCTCGACGTCTCAGGGCTGGCCCGGGTTTCGGGCACCCCCGTCGAGATCGCCGCGCGGTTGCGCGCGCAGGTCCGCGAGCGGGTCGGCCTGCCCATCACGGTCGGCATCGCGCGCACCAAGTTCCTGGCGAAGGTGGCCAGCCAGGAAGCCAAACCCGACGGGTTGCTGCTCGTCCCGCCCGATCGTGAACTCGCGTTCCTTCATCCGCTGCCGGTGCGCAGGCTGTGGGGTGTCGGTGCGAAGACGGCCGAAAAGCTGCACACCTACGGCATCGAGACGGTGGCCGACGTCGCCGAACTCAACGAGTCGACGCTGGCTTCGCTGGTCGGGGGCGCCATGGGCCGCCAGCTTTTCGCGTTGTCCCGCAACATCGATCGGCGCCGGGTGGTGACCGGTGTGCGCCGTCGGTCGGTGGGTGCCCAACGCGCGCTGGGCCGGTCGGGCAACACGATGTCGGCCGCCGAGCTCGACGCCGTCGTGGTCAACCTCGTCGACCGGATCACGCGCCGGATGCGCAAGGCCGGCCGTACCGGCCGAACAGTGGTGCTACGGCTGCGGTTCGACGATTTCAGCAGGGCCACCCGTTCGCACACGATGCCGCGGGCCACCGCGTCAACGGAGGTCATCCTGGCCACCGCGCGCTCGCTGGTGGCCGCCGCCGCACCGCTGATCGCCGACCGGGGCCTAACGCTGGTCGGGTTCGCGGTGTCGGGCATCGACCGCGACGGTGCCCACCAGCTGGAGTTGCCGTTCACCGTCGGCCCACCCGCCGACCCGCTCGCGATCGACGCCGCCGTCGACCGGGTGCGGTCACGCTACGGCAACGCCGCGGTCACCCGCGGGGTCCTGCTGGGGCGCGATCCGGGTTTGGAGATGCCGCTGCTACCGGACTAG
- a CDS encoding TetR/AcrR family transcriptional regulator, producing the protein MTTTSQPRAGRARRSTRPSGDEREQAILDTAERLLEQHRLADISVDDLAKGAGISRPTFYFYFPSKDAVLSALVRQVIDEADRNADQAMGGMDASVDPAGVWKAINALFETFGAHRAVTLAGAAARPANPEIGALWSRFMQKWIDHTTASIDAERARGAAPQTISSADLATALNLMNERTMLAAFADEQPAVAPGQLVDTLAHVWVTSIYGNTAH; encoded by the coding sequence GTGACCACTACCAGCCAGCCCCGCGCCGGTCGAGCCCGCCGCAGCACCCGGCCCTCCGGCGACGAACGTGAGCAGGCGATTCTGGACACTGCCGAGCGGCTCCTCGAGCAGCATCGGCTGGCGGACATCTCGGTCGACGACCTCGCGAAGGGTGCGGGCATCTCCCGTCCGACGTTCTACTTCTACTTCCCGTCCAAGGACGCGGTCCTGTCCGCGCTCGTCCGGCAGGTGATCGACGAGGCGGACCGCAACGCCGACCAAGCCATGGGCGGTATGGACGCGTCCGTCGACCCCGCCGGCGTGTGGAAGGCGATCAACGCGTTGTTCGAGACCTTCGGTGCACATCGGGCGGTGACGCTCGCCGGCGCGGCGGCGCGCCCGGCGAACCCCGAGATCGGGGCATTGTGGTCGCGGTTCATGCAGAAATGGATCGACCACACCACCGCGTCGATCGACGCGGAACGCGCCCGCGGCGCGGCCCCGCAGACCATCTCCTCGGCCGACCTGGCCACCGCGCTCAACCTGATGAACGAGCGGACGATGCTGGCGGCGTTCGCCGACGAGCAACCGGCCGTCGCGCCCGGACAACTCGTCGACACGCTCGCCCACGTCTGGGTCACCAGCATCTACGGCAATACCGCGCACTGA
- a CDS encoding flavin-containing monooxygenase: protein MTEFVDVVIVGAGISGISAAWHLQDRCPDKSYLVLERRENLGGTWDLFKYPGIRSDSDMFTLGFRFKPWTSEKAIADGPSIMSYLKETVAEYGIDKHIRYGHKMLSADWSDEDNNWTLRIERDGQDVEIKCSFLFACSGYYNYDEGYLPDFPGYDDFEGTLIHPQHWPEDLDYQGKKFIIIGSGATAVTLVPALANSGAGHVTMLQRSPTYIGSLPDVDQFTVRTNKTLPEKPAYVLNRWKSILVQSFRYQFARRFPNAMRKLLMTMAQRRLPEGYDVGKHFGPKYNPWDERLCLAPNGDLFKAIRRGKADVVTDTIERFTKTGIRLASGEALDADIIVTATGLKLQLFGGASISRNGEPVELNSTMAYKGMMLTHMPNLAFTIGYTNASWTLKADLVSEFVCRVLNHMAAKGYDTVEPQHPGNSVDERPLMDFTPGYVLRALDYLPKAGHVAPWRLKQNYLLDLRLIRHGKVDDAALKFTKQRAPVTV from the coding sequence ATGACTGAATTTGTCGATGTCGTAATCGTCGGTGCCGGCATCTCCGGCATCAGTGCCGCGTGGCACCTGCAGGACCGCTGCCCCGACAAGAGTTATCTGGTGCTCGAGCGCCGGGAGAACCTGGGCGGCACCTGGGATCTGTTCAAGTATCCCGGCATCCGCTCGGACTCCGACATGTTCACCCTCGGCTTCCGGTTCAAGCCGTGGACATCGGAGAAGGCCATCGCCGACGGCCCGTCGATCATGTCCTACCTGAAGGAAACCGTGGCCGAGTACGGCATCGACAAGCACATCCGCTACGGCCACAAGATGCTGTCCGCCGACTGGTCCGACGAGGACAACAACTGGACCCTTCGCATCGAACGGGACGGGCAAGACGTCGAGATCAAGTGCTCCTTCCTGTTCGCCTGCAGCGGGTACTACAACTACGACGAGGGCTACCTGCCCGACTTCCCCGGCTATGACGACTTCGAAGGCACGCTGATCCATCCGCAGCACTGGCCCGAGGACCTCGATTACCAGGGCAAGAAGTTCATCATCATCGGTAGCGGTGCGACAGCCGTGACTCTCGTTCCCGCCCTGGCTAATTCGGGTGCCGGACATGTCACGATGCTGCAGCGTTCGCCCACGTACATCGGTTCACTGCCCGACGTCGACCAGTTCACCGTCCGGACCAACAAGACGCTTCCCGAGAAGCCGGCCTACGTGCTGAACCGCTGGAAAAGCATTCTGGTGCAGTCCTTCCGGTACCAGTTCGCCAGGCGCTTCCCGAACGCCATGCGCAAGCTGCTGATGACGATGGCGCAGCGCCGCCTGCCCGAGGGTTACGACGTCGGCAAGCACTTCGGCCCGAAGTACAACCCGTGGGATGAGCGGTTGTGCCTGGCACCCAACGGCGATCTGTTCAAGGCGATTCGGCGCGGCAAGGCCGACGTGGTCACCGACACCATCGAGCGGTTCACCAAGACCGGTATCCGGTTGGCCTCCGGTGAGGCGCTGGACGCCGACATCATCGTCACCGCAACCGGTTTGAAACTGCAGCTCTTCGGTGGGGCGTCGATCTCCCGCAACGGTGAACCGGTCGAACTCAACAGCACCATGGCCTACAAGGGCATGATGCTGACGCACATGCCGAACCTGGCGTTCACCATCGGCTACACCAACGCCTCGTGGACCCTGAAGGCCGATCTGGTGTCGGAGTTCGTCTGCCGCGTCCTCAACCACATGGCTGCCAAGGGTTACGACACCGTCGAACCGCAGCACCCCGGCAACAGCGTCGACGAACGCCCGCTGATGGACTTCACCCCCGGCTACGTGCTGCGCGCGCTGGACTACCTGCCCAAGGCCGGTCACGTCGCCCCGTGGCGGCTCAAGCAGAACTACCTGCTCGACCTGCGCTTGATCCGCCACGGCAAGGTCGACGACGCGGCGCTGAAGTTCACCAAACAGCGGGCGCCGGTGACGGTCTAG
- the rraA gene encoding ribonuclease E activity regulator RraA, whose translation MSIEPRPTADLVDEIGPDVRSCDLQLRQYGGRAQFAGPVSTVKCFQDNALLKSVLSEPGRGGVLVIDGDGSLHAALVGDVIAGLGVQNGWAGLIINGAVRDAATLGTLEIGVKALGTNPRKSTKTGAGQRDIPVGFGGVVFTPGDVAYSDDDGIVVVTP comes from the coding sequence GTGAGCATCGAGCCCCGCCCAACCGCAGACCTGGTCGACGAGATCGGCCCCGACGTCCGCAGCTGCGATCTGCAGCTGCGCCAGTACGGCGGACGCGCCCAGTTCGCCGGGCCGGTCTCCACCGTCAAGTGCTTCCAGGACAACGCGCTGCTGAAGTCGGTGCTGTCCGAACCCGGACGCGGCGGGGTGCTAGTGATCGACGGTGACGGCTCACTTCATGCGGCGCTGGTCGGCGACGTCATCGCCGGCCTCGGTGTCCAGAACGGCTGGGCCGGGCTGATCATCAACGGCGCCGTGCGCGACGCCGCGACGCTGGGCACGCTCGAGATCGGCGTCAAGGCGTTGGGGACCAATCCGCGCAAGAGCACCAAAACCGGTGCGGGGCAGCGCGATATCCCAGTCGGCTTCGGGGGTGTGGTGTTCACCCCCGGCGACGTCGCCTACAGCGACGACGACGGCATCGTCGTGGTCACCCCTTAG